Proteins from a single region of Sphaerochaeta globosa str. Buddy:
- a CDS encoding BamA/TamA family outer membrane protein has product MRKKIVWMIILACFLPFSLFASWSFAYDSWEGHPRISAGLIPTGIRAGIVNDDLSLFADWKTNLYLLGKVGYHERLVWQNPLSGAMLSTNPLVYDQLLFDWTIGLRQYFGSPQKHSLFVGYRGSYEKALDSMIVGTVLDSGTVQTLSSWFSGGDSVYGPLSGIGTNIGLAYQYNNLVDTLTATDGFSASALLWFGPMLMNANASYVRIEGKAQAAKTLFNIREQEKNLYSIVISNRVSSSIVFGSSIPLAVQQNATLGSKVRGFGTFQFPTDYSLANQIDLRFNGPEPFLSGFFPRLALFLDFGYGWGELYNTSLAQSDFIASTGVAVTFTVRSYMDIGYEMAYLLAGENYEYPGSKMVGKILARLQF; this is encoded by the coding sequence ATGCGTAAGAAGATTGTTTGGATGATCATCCTTGCTTGCTTCTTGCCATTCTCGCTCTTTGCCTCTTGGTCTTTCGCCTACGACAGCTGGGAAGGCCACCCCCGCATCAGTGCCGGCCTTATTCCAACCGGAATCAGGGCAGGAATTGTGAATGACGATCTTTCATTATTTGCCGACTGGAAGACCAATCTCTATCTCCTGGGAAAAGTCGGCTACCATGAACGACTTGTTTGGCAGAATCCCTTATCTGGAGCAATGCTATCAACTAACCCCTTGGTTTATGACCAGCTGCTCTTCGATTGGACCATAGGACTTCGCCAATACTTTGGTTCTCCACAAAAGCACAGCCTCTTTGTCGGGTACCGAGGTTCCTATGAAAAAGCCCTCGATTCAATGATCGTTGGAACTGTGCTGGATAGCGGCACCGTCCAAACCCTATCTTCCTGGTTTTCAGGTGGTGATAGTGTATATGGTCCGCTATCAGGAATTGGCACCAATATCGGCTTGGCCTACCAATACAACAACCTTGTCGACACGCTTACCGCCACGGACGGCTTTTCTGCTTCAGCTCTCCTCTGGTTCGGCCCCATGCTTATGAATGCAAACGCCTCCTATGTTCGCATTGAAGGTAAAGCCCAAGCTGCCAAGACTCTCTTCAATATTCGTGAGCAAGAAAAGAACCTCTATTCAATTGTTATTTCCAATCGAGTTTCATCGAGTATTGTTTTTGGTTCCAGTATTCCCTTAGCAGTACAGCAGAATGCCACTCTGGGCAGTAAAGTACGGGGTTTTGGAACCTTCCAGTTTCCCACCGATTACTCCCTAGCCAACCAGATCGATCTTCGCTTCAACGGTCCGGAACCCTTTCTCTCCGGCTTCTTTCCCCGCCTGGCACTCTTCCTCGACTTCGGCTACGGCTGGGGGGAGTTGTATAACACGTCTCTTGCTCAGTCGGACTTCATAGCAAGCACAGGAGTAGCGGTAACCTTCACTGTACGTTCATACATGGATATCGGTTATGAAATGGCCTACCTCCTAGCAGGGGAGAATTACGAATATCCAGGGTCAAAAATGGTCGGCAAAATCCTGGCAAGGCTGCAGTTCTAA
- a CDS encoding tyrosine-type recombinase/integrase: MSRKPFYLSRHGSVWYARIVDPKTGNQLSAISTGQTNRDMAVMTVSRWLVEGIPQKRIKAKRDVSEAITVNRLFNVLQDIDLTNREAEKIMTILKQRGLLKKIKEAEDRDLITYLLDFYNYDTSPYVREKLAHGQSIGKTHCQDSVNRVNIYWKKYFKKRTLSSITRDELREFSLSLKKKGLAAATINKVMLAGKVAFAWAYQEGYIHTNPSEGLKNFVGKAKERGILTDEENTALFEQEWKEERSYVGNLVASTCGLRSGEVLGLKAEDIGLDRLFIRHSYSPLDGLKTPKNGEQRQVPLLPEVREKLLSLVEKNPWDDGFIFYSDKAGQPMDHKFLNDGLMEAMIKIGISKKEKEERNIVFHSWRHRYAAKMADLVDARSLGLATGHKTMAMLEHYAAHANENHFKAVREATEKAFGQAK, encoded by the coding sequence ATGAGCCGGAAACCCTTCTATCTTTCCCGTCATGGTAGCGTTTGGTACGCAAGAATTGTTGATCCCAAAACAGGAAATCAGCTCTCAGCAATAAGCACCGGTCAAACTAATCGGGATATGGCTGTCATGACTGTGTCCCGTTGGCTTGTCGAAGGAATTCCTCAAAAACGTATAAAGGCAAAAAGAGATGTCTCTGAAGCCATTACCGTAAATCGATTGTTCAATGTTCTTCAAGATATTGATCTCACCAATCGGGAAGCTGAGAAGATTATGACCATTCTCAAGCAACGGGGACTGCTCAAGAAGATCAAGGAAGCAGAGGATAGGGACCTCATCACCTACCTGCTCGACTTTTACAACTATGACACCAGTCCCTATGTACGGGAGAAGCTTGCACATGGCCAGTCCATCGGAAAGACACACTGCCAAGACTCAGTAAATCGCGTCAATATCTATTGGAAGAAGTATTTTAAGAAGAGAACACTTTCCAGTATCACCAGGGATGAGTTGAGAGAATTTTCACTCTCTTTAAAAAAGAAAGGTCTTGCTGCAGCCACCATCAATAAAGTCATGCTTGCCGGTAAGGTTGCCTTTGCTTGGGCCTATCAGGAGGGCTACATTCATACCAACCCCAGCGAAGGGCTCAAGAACTTCGTTGGCAAAGCGAAAGAAAGAGGCATTCTCACCGATGAAGAGAATACCGCCCTCTTTGAACAGGAATGGAAGGAAGAACGATCGTATGTGGGCAATTTGGTTGCCTCCACCTGCGGGCTCAGATCTGGTGAAGTGTTGGGACTCAAAGCTGAGGATATTGGTTTGGATAGGTTGTTCATCCGTCATTCGTACAGTCCGCTTGATGGGTTGAAAACTCCCAAGAATGGAGAACAACGCCAGGTACCGTTGCTTCCTGAAGTCAGAGAAAAACTACTTAGCCTTGTCGAGAAGAATCCTTGGGATGATGGGTTCATCTTCTACAGCGACAAGGCAGGCCAGCCTATGGATCACAAGTTTTTAAATGATGGGCTGATGGAGGCCATGATCAAGATTGGCATTTCTAAGAAAGAAAAGGAAGAACGCAATATCGTCTTCCATAGCTGGAGGCACCGATATGCGGCTAAGATGGCTGACCTGGTAGATGCTAGAAGCCTTGGGCTGGCCACGGGCCACAAAACGATGGCAATGCTTGAGCATTATGCCGCCCATGCGAATGAAAATCATTTCAAAGCTGTCAGGGAAGCAACGGAGAAAGCTTTCGGACAGGCAAAGTGA